The following proteins come from a genomic window of Salvia hispanica cultivar TCC Black 2014 chromosome 4, UniMelb_Shisp_WGS_1.0, whole genome shotgun sequence:
- the LOC125222423 gene encoding uncharacterized protein LOC125222423, which yields MESAVGTTPEARSEPVAEKRAAEEDLDVSKEASPPPPKRSRGLGDRHLVGDVRKVAEMVLVLAAMGKMRGGKGPTDVEKELMAEARNKLALVCEGFAPKDVFPSEGFGGVIEDLGLNRLKEQNQGFRPPKMSIAEKLLASKKKMEKAENFSLPSTPHSSRLHPNSGSAAESRNMAHPIRMPQSDKSIHMTISSGSFQSPLVHTAAVNSAPLPYQLPTSEIRPVPGHSNSAALPRVDRSHIRSDGRPNGSSHPQQIQANYSTNSTVRTSTWSVHPQPVLPSHQASDNKVPVNMSLKVEGGAVLAPQATARAVGSQIGPLSQGTSHVQPPPPLGNTHSEICKIVQKLLQPRITERPTWIPPSRDYMSKALTCQICKSMVTEIDSILICDNCEKGYHIKCLQTTNQKGVPRGEWHCGTCLSASNGKPLPPKYGRVMRNVNTPKLPSNPASITSTSSKLHGTSEEKVSQMKEIFNGSATVENSSSGVVGDKDSHQTSGSEKEENKPMPENANASIGAKMDDLVSSGNCPKKLITTDSANVSSINSDDVKSAEIKLNSLTEPAIALNTSDKLEEIPKSVEASPQEKSLENQFLPTDAKESHGDESSNNTDHLNDREVVYGNLPEIAANVEETNQENSSSRSLHSVNWIGDPVQILDEKIYYSSCCISGHLYKLMDYVLIQFDNGKLTPSKLQAMWEDKSTATKWVMVNQCYFPGDLPKAVGRPCGLESSEVYESTCSRSVMAGLIEGPCEVLTPRRFAEESDRRIRSGRQIIDNLPPVYLCKWIYDEAKGLFRDISC from the exons ATGGAATCAGCGGTCGGCACCACTCCCGAGGCGAGATCGGAGCCTGTCGCTGAAAAGAGGGCAGCGGAGGAGGACCTGGATGTCTCTAAAGAAGcctcgccgccgcctccgAAGAGGAGTAGAGGATTGGGCGACCGGCATTTGGTTGGGGATGTTCGGAAGGTAGCTGAGATGGTCCTGGTGTTAGCTGCCATGGGGAAAATGCGGGGAGGAAAGGGCCCCACTGATGTTGAGAAGGAATTGATGGCGGAGGCCCGGAACAAGTTGGCCCTGGTTTGCGAGGGTTTTGCCCCCAAGGACGTTTTCCCGAGCGAGGGTTTTGGGGGTGTTATTGAGGATTTGGGGCTTAATAGATTGAAAGAGCAGAACCAAGGGTTTCGGCCTCCTAAAATGTCCATAGCGGAGAAGCTATTGGCATCTAAGAAAAAG ATGGAGAAAGCAGAAAATTTCTCACTGCCATCTACTCCTCATTCATCTCGTCTTCATCCAAACTCTGGATCAGCTGCTGAAAGTCGAAACATGGCACATCCAATTCGAATGCCTCAGTCTGACAAATCAATTCACATGACAATATCTTCTGGAAGTTTCCAATCTCCTTTAGTCCATACTGCGGCAGTAAATTCTGCACCATTACCATATCAGCTTCCTACTAGCGAGATAAGACCAGTACCTGGCCATTCGAATTCTGCAGCACTACCAAGAGTTGACCGGTCACACATCAGATCAGATGGAAGACCAAACGGTTCTTCACACCCTCAGCAAATTCAAG CTAATTACTCTACTAACTCAACTGTGAGGACTTCAACATGGTCAGTGCACCCACAGCCTGTACTTCCTTCCCATCAGGCATCAGATAATAAGGTGCCTGTAAATATGTCCCTTAAGGTTGAGGGAGGGGCTGTACTAGCCCCCCAAGCAACAGCTAGGGCAGTTGGTTCTCAGATAGGACCACTGTCACAAGGCACTAGCCATGTCCAGCCTCCTCCTCCACTGGGAAATACACATTCTGAGATTTGTAAGATTGTCCAGAAATTATTGCAACCACGGATCACTGAACGACCTACTTGGATTCCTCCTTCTAGGGACTACATGAGTAAGGCTTTGACTTGTCAAATTTGCAAGTCGATGGTAACAGAGATAGATAGTATACTCATTTGTGATAATTGTGAGAAAGGGTATCATATAAAGTGCCTCCAAACTACTAATCAAAAGGGAGTTCCAAGAGGGGAGTGGCATTGTGGAACGTGTTTGTCTGCAAGCAATGGCAAACCTTTGCCTCCTAAATATGGGCGTGTCATGAGAAATGTCAATACACCAAAACTGCCATCAAATCCAGCATCTATTACATCTACTTCAAGTAAATTACATGGTACTTCAGAAGAAAAAGTCAGCCAGATGAAAGAAATATTTAATGGGAGTGCTACTGTGGAAAACAGTTCAAGTGGAGTTGTAGGTGATAAAGATAGCCACCAGACATCTGGATctgagaaagaagaaaataaaccAATGCCGGAGAATGCTAATGCCTCTATTGGTGCTAAGATGGATGACCTAGTATCATCTGGGAATTGCCCAAAAAAGTTGATAACCACCGATTCTGCAAATGTTTCATCTATAAACTCAGATGACGTGAAATCtgctgaaataaaattaaattctttgACTGAGCCAGCAATAGCTCTTAACACATCTGATAAGTTGGAGGAAATTCCGAAGTCTGTAGAAGCAAGTCCGCAGGAGAAATCTCTGGAAAATCAATTCTTGCCAACAGATGCAAAAGAATCTCATGGTGATGAATCTTCAAACAACACAGATCACCTGAACGATCGAGAGGTTGTGTATGGTAATCTTCCAGAAATTGCTGCGAATGTTGAGGAAACAAACCAGGAAAACTCTTCATCACGCAGTTTGCATTCTGTCAACTGGATTGGTGACCCTGTCCAgattttggatgaaaaaatttattattcatctTGCTGCATCAGTGGACATCTATATAAACTTATGGATTATGTTCTTATTCAGTTTGACAATGGCAAACTTACACCTTCAAAGCTACAG GCTATGTGGGAGGATAAAAGTACCGCAACAAAGTGGGTAATGGTGAATCAATGTTACTTTCCTGGTGATTTGCCTAAGGCTGTTGGCCGTCCATGCGGCCTTGAAAGCAGTGAG GTTTATGAGTCAACTTGTAGTAGATCAGTGATGGCTGGCTTAATAGAAGGCCCTTGTGAAGTCCTCACTCCAAGAAGATTTGCTGAAGAAAGTGATAGGAGAATTCGTTCCGGGAGACAAATTATTGACAATTTGCCTCCAGTTTATCTGTGCAA ATGGATTTATGATGAAGCAAAAGGACTATTCCGGGACATTTCCTGTTAA
- the LOC125219683 gene encoding indole-3-acetate O-methyltransferase 1: MAPTAENVVVSNIKLERMLSMKGGKGEASYVNNSQAQAQHARSMVHLLRETLDRVRLSEAEEEVPFVVADLGCSCGSNTIYMVDFIIKHMMKRHEAAGLHPPEFSAFFSDLPSNDFNVLFQLLPPYGGVSMEECLASDTHRSYFAAGVPGTFYRRLFPAKSVDVFYSAFSLHWLSQVPDVVLDKRSTAYNKGRIFIHGANESTANAYKKQFQSDLGGFLRSRAKEIKRGGSMFLVCLGRTCPDPTDQGGAGLLFGTHFQDAWEDLVQEGLITSEQRDKFNIPVYAPSLEDFKEVVEADGSLVINKLEVFRGGSPLVVNHPDDAAEIGRALANSCRSVSGVLVDAHIGDQLSDELFSRVASRATSQAKELLDQLQFFHIVASLSLA, encoded by the exons ATGGCTCCCACTGCTGAAAATGTTGTAGTTTCCAACATCAAACTCGAGCGAATGCTCAGCATGAAAGGTGGCAAAGGCGAAGCTAGCTACGTCAACAACTCTCAAGCCCAG gcgCAACATGCCCGGTCGATGGTGCACCTGTTGAGGGAGACCCTCGACCGGGTGCGGCTGAGcgaggcggaggaggaggtgcCCTTCGTGGTGGCGGACCTCGGGTGCTCGTGCGGGAGCAACACCATATACATGGTGGACTTCATCATAAAGCACATGATGAAGCGCCACGAGGCGGCCGGCCTCCACCCGCCCGAGTTCTCGGCCTTCTTCTCCGATCTCCCCTCCAACGACTTCAACGTCCTCTTCCAGCTCCTCCCCCCCTACGGCGGCGTCAGCATGGAGGAGTGCCTCGCCTCCGACACCCACCGCTCTTACTTTGCTGCTGGAGTCCCCGGCACCTTCTACCGCCGCCTCTTCCCGGCCAAGTCCGTCGACGTCTTCTATTCCGCCTTTTCTCTCCACTGGCTATCTCAG GTGCCTGATGTTGTGTTGGACAAGAGATCAACGGCGTACAATAAAGGGAGAATATTCATCCACGGTGCTAATGAGAGCACAGCTAATGCCTACAAGAAGCAATTTCAGAGTGATTTGGGTGGATTTTTGAGGTCAAGGGCCAAAGAGATCAAAAGAGGTGGATCCATGTTCTTGGTTTGTTTGGGCCGGACCTGCCCCGACCCCACCGACCAGGGCGGCGCCGGCCTTCTCTTCGGTACTCATTTTCAAGATGCTTGGGAAGATCTTGTTCAAGAG GGCCTAATCACAAGCGAACAACGCGACAAGTTCAACATTCCGGTTTACGCGCCGAGCCTAGAGGATTTCAAGGAGGTGGTGGAAGCCGACGGCTCGCTCGTGATAAACAAGCTGGAAGTCTTCCGAGGCGGGAGCCCGCTTGTGGTGAACCACCCGGACGACGCGGCAGAGATCGGCCGCGCCCTCGCCAACAGCTGCCGCAGCGTCAGCGGCGTCCTCGTCGACGCGCACATCGGCGACCAGCTCAGCGACGAGCTTTTCTCGCGCGTCGCGAGCCGAGCCACGAGCCAAGCCAAGGAGCTCCTCGACCAGCTCCAGTTCTTTCACATTGTGGCGTCCCTATCTTTAGCTTGA
- the LOC125223227 gene encoding protein HOMOLOG OF MAMMALIAN LYST-INTERACTING PROTEIN 5-like — protein sequence MAAENEPAKLLLPYLQRADELQKHEHLVAYYCRLYAMERGLRIPQSDRTKMTNSVLISLMNQLEKDKKSLQLGPDDHLHVEGFALNVFSKADKQDRAGRADLNTAKTFYAASIFFEILNQFGELQPDLEQKQKYAAWKAADIRKALKEGRKPIPGPPGGETDLSVPSSTYNGVNDLEPSRSDAADSSTRSSLARSDSAARSAPGPDSFPQTYDHDSHQQSTDFSQPPSNVMGSPPSGLPPQSHHPSDNYSGVDSAARMPPDSDSFPQAYNHDNFQHPASFSRLPSNVTPPPPPPTHYPTDNYSPENIHQPPNGSENSVYHHQSHPHPPYQPEPHQNIPQHYPSHDIPSFSSYPNFQSYPSFTESSLPAAPSHYPSYYQGSDGAPYTSSPASNSAAAYASTPQYNSGGVNGNHPEVPPPASEKYEYDSSYQPPPEKIAEAHKEARFAVGALAFDEVSTAVDHLKKALDLLTNQSTAH from the exons ATGGCGGCGGAAAATGAACCGGCGAAGCTACTTCTCCCCTATCTTCAGCGGGCCGATGAGCTCCAGAAACACGAACACCTCGTTGCCTACTACT gTCGATTGTACGCGATGGAACGAGGGTTACGGATTCCTCAGAGCGATCGCACTAAGATGACCAATTCCGTCCTTATTTCCCTCATGAATCAGCTCGAAAAG GATAAAAAGTCTCTGCAGTTGGGACCTGATGATCATCTACACGTTGAGGGATTTGCCTTGAATGTCTTTTCCAAAGCTGACAAACAAGATAGGGCTGGGCGAGCTGATCT AAATACCGCAAAAACTTTCTATGCTGCAagcattttttttgaaatccTGAATCAATTTGGCGAACTTCAGCCTGAT CTTGAACAGAAACAGAAGTACGCAGCATGGAAAGCAGCTGATATAAGGAAAGCACTAAAAGAAGGGAGAAAGCCTATTCCCGGTCCTCCTGGTGGAGAGACAGATTTATCAGTGCCATCAAGTACATATAATGGCGTAAAT GATCTTGAACCAAGTAGAAGTGACGCAGCTGATTCAAGCACCAGATCCAGCCTGGCGAGATCAGATTCTGCCGCAAGAAGTGCACCAGGTCCAGATTCATTTCCTCAAACATACGATCATGATAGTCATCAGCAATCTACAGATTTCTCTCAACCACCGTCAAATGTTATGGGATCACCTCCTTCGGGCCTTCCGCCCCAATCTCATCACCCTTCTGACAATTACTCTGGAGTAGATTCTGCTGCTAGAATGCCACCAGATTCAGATTCATTTCCTCAAGCCTATAATCATGATAATTTTCAACATCCTGCTAGTTTCTCTCGACTACCCTCCAATGTTACACCCCCACCTCCTCCGCCAACTCATTATCCTACCGACAATTATTCACCTGAAAACATCCACCAACCACCAAATGGCTCTGAGAATTCTGTTTATCATCACCAGTCACATCCTCACCCGCCATATCAGCCTGAACCTCATCAGAACATCCCCCAACACTACCCTTCCCATGACATACCCTCCTTCTCATCATACCCCAATTTCCAATCCTACCCGAGTTTCACTGAGAGTAGCCTCCCTGCAGCTCCTTCTCATTACCCTTCCTATTATCAAGGTTCTGATGGTGCTCCCTACACCAGTTCACCAGCCTCTAACTCAGCAGCAGCATATGCTTCAACTCCTCAGTATAATTCTGGTGGCGTGAACGGGAACCATCCAGAAGTTCCACCGCCAGCCTCGGAAAAATACGAGTACGACAGCAGTTACCAGCCTCCACCTGAGAAAATCGCAGAAGCACACAAGGAGGCGAGATTTGCAGTCGGGGCCTTGGCATTTGATGAAGTTTCTACTGCAGTGGACCATCTTAAGAAAGCTCTTGATTTGTTGACAAATCAATCAACTGCCCACTAA
- the LOC125223334 gene encoding 65-kDa microtubule-associated protein 1-like, with the protein MDMKQTTCGSLLQQLQQIWDEVGENDEERDRILLQLDQECLDVYKRKVDLAVKSRAHLLQTLADARVELTNLLSAFGEKTYVGIPEKTSGTIKEQLEAIAPALDKLWKQKDEKIKEFSDVQSQIQKISAEIAGTSAQVENITVDESNLSMKKLDEFNAQLQDLQKEKSDRLHKVLEFVSTVHDLCAVLGMDFFTTVTEVHPSLNDATGVQSKSISNDTLAGLAKTVLALKEDKKQRLQKLQELATQLIDLWNLMDTPPEERSLFDHVTCNISASVDEVTIPGALALDLIEQAEVEVERLDQLKASRMKEIAFKRQSELEEIFSHAHVEIDGEAAREKILSLIDSGNIEPVELLADMDNQILKAKEEALSRKEILDKVEKWMSACEEESWLEDYNRDENRYNASRGAHLNLKRAEKARILVNKIPALVDSLVAKTRAWEQDRGITFTYDGVPLLAMLDEYAMLRQDREEEKKRMRDQKKSHEQFTKDPEAFSTTPSPARQPSTKKAVGPRANGSANGSSTRRHSLNSHQNGSRSINRDGKRDTRQVTPVNYVAMSKEDAASHISGTDTLPATP; encoded by the exons ATGGATATGAAGCAAACCACTTGCGGATCTTTGCTGCAGCAACTGCAG CAAATTtgggatgaagttggcgaAAATGACGAAGAGCGAGACAGGATTCTTCTTCAATTGGATCAGGAGTGCTTGGATGTGTACAAGAGAAAAGTTGACCTGGCTGTGAAATCTAGAGCCCACCTTCTTCAGACATTGGCAGATGCTAGAGTTGAACTCACTAATCTCTTATCAGCTTTTGGAGAAAAGACTTATGTCGGAATA CCTGAGAAGACGTCAGGAACGATCAAGGAACAACTTGAAGCTATAGCTCCTGCACTGGATAAACTATGGAAACAAAAGGATGAGAAGATAAAAGAGTTTTCTGATGTTCAATCTCAAATACAGAAGATATCTGCGGAGATTGCTGGAACTAGTGCCCAGGTTGAGAATATCACAGTTGATGAGTCCAATCTATCCATGAAAAAGTTAGATGAGTTTAATGCTCAGCTTCAAGATCTTCAAAAGGAAAAG AGTGACAGGCTGCACAAGGTTCTTGAATTTGTCAGCACAGTTCACGATCTTTGTGCTGTCCTTGGCATGGACTTCTTTACTACTGTCACAGAAGTGCATCCAAGCCTGAATGACGCCACTGGTGTTCAGTCCAAAAGCATCAGCAATGACACCCTAGCTGGGCTGGCGAAGACTGTTTTAGCACTAAAGGAAGACAAGAAGCAGAGATTGCAAAAG CTTCAAGAATTAGCAACTCAGCTAATTGACCTTTGGAATTTGATGGACACCCCCCCTGAAGAGCGCAGCCTGTTTGACCACGTTACTTGTAATATTTCAGCTTCAGTGGATGAAGTTACTATTCCTGGGGCTCTTGCTTTGGACCTAATTGAACAG GCTGAAGTGGAGGTTGAGAGGCTTGATCAGCTGAAAGCAAGCAGAATGAAGGAGATTGCTTTTAAGAGGCAATCTGAGCTTGAAGAGATATTTTCTCATGCACATGTAGAGATTGATGGTGAGGCAGCTCGAGAAAAGATTTTGTCACTCATTGATTCAGGGAACATTGAGCCTGTAGAGTTATTGGCTGACATGGATAATCAGATACTAAAAGCAAAAGAAGAGGCTTTGAGCAGGAAGGAGATATTGGATAAGGTTGAAAAATGGATGTCAGcttgtgaagaagaaagttGGCTCGAAGATTACAATAGG GATGAAAACAGGTACAATGCTAGCAGAGGTGCTCACTTGAATCTGAAGAGAGCTGAAAAGGCACGCATCCTGGTTAATAAGATTCCAG CCCTAGTAGACAGCTTAGTAGCTAAAACTCGTGCTTGGGAACAAGATCGTGGCATTACGTTTACTTATGATGGTGTTCCTCTACTTGCAATGCTAGACGAGTATGCAATGCTCAGACAAGACagggaggaggagaagaagagaatgcGG GATCAGAAGAAGTCCCATGAACAGTTCACTAAAGACCCGGAAGCATTTAGCACAACGCCAAGCCCAGCTCGACAGCCTAGCACGAAGAAGGCGGTGGGCCCACGTGCCAACGGAAGTGCCAATGGAAGCTCCACTAGGCGTCATTCGCTTAACTCTCACCAGAATGGTTCGAGGTCTATAAACAGAGATGGGAAGAGAGACACGAGGCAGGTCACCCCAGTGAACTACGTGGCCATGTCGAAAGAGGATGCAGCATCCCACATCTCTGGGACGGATACCCTGCCCGCCACACCATAG